In Scomber japonicus isolate fScoJap1 chromosome 19, fScoJap1.pri, whole genome shotgun sequence, a single genomic region encodes these proteins:
- the lhx5 gene encoding LIM/homeobox protein Lhx5: MMVHCAGCERPILDRFLLNVLDRAWHAKCVQCCDCNCNLTEKCFSRDGKLYCKTDFFRRFGTKCAGCLQGISPNDLVRKARSKVFHLNCFTCMVCNKQLSTGEELYVIDENKFVCKEDYLSSGAIKEVNLNSVSSCTDRSLSPDLQDPIQDDIKETDNSTSSDKETNNIENEEQNSGTKRRGPRTTIKAKQLETLKAAFVATPKPTRHIREQLAQETGLNMRVIQVWFQNRRSKERRMKQLSALGARRHAFFRGPRRMRPLGGRLEDPDILGPAAYGYYGEYQGDYYGPGSNYDFFPHGPPSSQAQSPAESPYILGSGPGAMEGSGHHPSDDQRFTDMISHAETPSPEPGLPSSMQPVPGEAYGGGPSPPFSLASNSSYSAPMSHQGQEMGETAAW, encoded by the exons ATGATGGTCCACTGTGCCGGGTGCGAACGGCCAATCTTGGACCGGTTCCTCCTCAACGTGCTGGACCGAGCCTGGCACGCTAAGTGCGTCCAGTGCTGTGACTGTAACTGCAACCTCACCGAGAAGTGCTTCTCCAGGGACGGAAAGCTCTATTGCAAAACGGACTTTTTCAG GCGGTTTGGCACAAAGTGCGCCGGCTGTCTGCAGGGAATCTCACCGAACGACTTGGTCCGCAAAGCGCGCAGCAAGGTGTTTCACCTGAACTGCTTCACCTGCATGGTGTGTAACAAGCAGCTGTCCACGGGGGAGGAACTCTACGTGATAGATGAAAACAAGTTTGTGTGCAAAGAAGATTATCTGAGCtcaggagccatcaaggaagtCAACTTGAACtcag TGTCGTCGTGTACAGATAGGAGTTTATCGCCGGATCTGCAGGACCCAATACAGGACGACATAAAGGAGACGGACAATTCAACGTCCTCAGATAAGGAAACGAACAATATTGAGAATGAGGAGCAGAACTCGGGCACCAAAAGGCGGGGGCCACGGACCACCATCAAGGCCAAGCAGCTGGAAACGTTAAAGGCCGCGTTTGTTGCCACGCCGAAACCGACCCGGCATATCCGGGAGCAGCTGGCCCAGGAAACGGGACTAAACATGCGCGTCATCCAG GTTTGGTTCCAGAACAGAAGATCCAAAGAGCGACGAATGAAACAGCTGAGTGCTCTCGGGGCTCGGCGGCACGCTTTCTTCAGGGGTCCGAGGAGGATGAGGCCCTTGGGAGGCAGGCTGGAGGATCCGGACATTTTGGGGCCTGCAGCGTACGGTTACTACGGAG AATACCAAGGAGACTATTACGGACCAGGGAGTAACTACGACTTCTTCCCCCACGGCCCTCCATCCTCGCAGGCTCAGTCACCAGCCGAGTCCCCTTACATCCTGGGTTCTGGGCCCGGAGCTATGGAGGGATCAGGCCACCACCCTTCAGACGACCAAAGGTTCACGGACATGATATCCCACGCAGAAACCCCCAGTCCAGAGCCGGGCTTACCGAGCTCCATGCAGCCGGTCCCGGGGGAAGCATACGGGGGCGGACCCAGTCCCCCTTTCTCCTTGGCGAGTAACTCCAGCTACAGCGCTCCAATGTCCCACCAAGGCCAGGAGATGGGAGAAACCGCAGCCTGgtaa